A single Paenibacillus kribbensis DNA region contains:
- a CDS encoding calcium-translocating P-type ATPase, SERCA-type, whose protein sequence is MEQAHWHQLSNEQLSTSLEVDPKQGLSEEQLAQRRERAGWNELSEGKRVSALLMLLNQFKDFMMLILMGATLISGLLGEYLDAVTIIAIVVLNGILGFVQEFRAERSLRALKKLSAPTAKVLRGGKRVQIQARELVPGDIVLLESGDRIPADVRWLSTNGCDVEESALTGESVPVSKHSRPIHAAEVPLGDQKNIGFMGTMMTRGTAQGIVIRTGMSTEMGKIADLIENTESQETPLQHRLEQLGKILIIVALALTVLVVVAGILHGQPAMSMFLAGVSLAVAAIPEGLPAIVTIALALGVQRMIKRKAIVRKLPSVETLGCASVICSDKTGTLTQNKMTVTKLWLDGRFWGVTGEGYDPHGHIMDRDLPADLKNGQSLRRLLQASVLCNNAEIVQVDIEELRARKKSKEPTPSAVWELKGDPTEGALVTLAAKGGVTRQALYELYTREREFPFDSERKRMSVLVRHQGGHIVFAKGAPDVLLGQCSYILWEGNVVPLTGTLRQKVLAANEGMASEALRVLGVAYRDVRSHEHVSTLEDAEAQLIFIGLTGMIDPPRREAREAIVRCRRAGIRTVMITGDHGTTAEAIAQQLGIFQRGSHVLTGQQLSAMDDTALDKAVDTVSVYARVSPEHKLRIVKSLQRRGHVVAMTGDGVNDAPAIKASDIGIAMGITGTDVTKEAAALVLSDDNFSTIVAAIEEGRNIYENIRKFIRYLLASNVGEILTMFFAMMAGLPLPLLPIQILWVNLVTDGLPAMALGVDQPEKDLMEHKPRGAKENIFARRLGWKIISRGLLIGLCTLAAFWLTLRIAPDNAGQLIKAQSVAFATLVLAQLIHVFDCRSSRSIFHRNPFQNSYLVLAVLSSIVLMLVVMYVPVLQPIFKTVPLGLREWALSIVAAGIPTFLMGAGSVWGGRRNRHRGGNTRFSTGRTKFSA, encoded by the coding sequence ATGGAACAAGCACATTGGCACCAACTAAGCAATGAACAGCTTTCAACAAGTCTGGAAGTCGACCCGAAGCAGGGTCTTTCGGAGGAACAGCTTGCGCAGCGGAGAGAAAGGGCAGGATGGAATGAACTGAGCGAGGGGAAGCGTGTATCGGCGCTCCTGATGCTGCTCAACCAGTTTAAGGATTTTATGATGCTCATCCTGATGGGGGCTACCCTGATCTCCGGTCTGCTTGGTGAATATTTGGACGCGGTTACCATTATTGCTATTGTAGTGTTGAATGGAATTCTTGGTTTTGTGCAGGAATTTAGAGCAGAGCGTTCGCTGCGGGCTTTGAAAAAGCTGTCAGCTCCAACTGCCAAAGTGCTACGGGGTGGGAAACGGGTACAGATTCAAGCCAGAGAGCTGGTGCCAGGTGATATCGTCCTCCTGGAAAGCGGTGATCGTATTCCCGCAGATGTGAGGTGGCTGAGTACCAACGGCTGTGATGTGGAGGAATCCGCCCTGACCGGTGAATCGGTTCCGGTAAGTAAGCATAGCCGACCTATTCATGCCGCGGAGGTACCGCTTGGGGACCAAAAAAACATCGGATTCATGGGTACGATGATGACCAGAGGCACTGCGCAGGGCATCGTTATTCGTACAGGCATGAGCACTGAAATGGGCAAAATTGCAGACCTGATCGAAAATACAGAGTCGCAGGAGACACCGTTGCAGCACAGGTTGGAGCAATTGGGGAAAATATTGATCATCGTAGCGCTGGCGCTAACGGTGCTCGTTGTCGTAGCTGGCATATTGCATGGTCAGCCAGCCATGAGCATGTTCCTGGCCGGTGTGAGCTTGGCTGTGGCAGCCATACCAGAAGGTTTGCCCGCGATTGTAACCATTGCACTCGCTTTGGGAGTACAGCGTATGATCAAACGCAAGGCAATCGTACGCAAGCTGCCTTCTGTTGAGACGCTCGGGTGCGCGTCTGTCATTTGCTCCGATAAAACCGGTACGCTGACTCAAAATAAAATGACGGTCACCAAGCTATGGCTGGATGGTCGTTTCTGGGGAGTTACGGGGGAGGGCTATGATCCACACGGTCATATTATGGACAGGGATCTTCCTGCCGACCTGAAAAACGGACAATCATTGCGCAGACTGCTGCAAGCCAGTGTACTCTGCAACAATGCAGAAATTGTTCAAGTCGACATCGAAGAGCTGCGCGCGAGAAAAAAGAGCAAAGAACCAACACCGTCCGCTGTATGGGAGCTGAAGGGCGACCCGACAGAGGGAGCGCTGGTCACGTTAGCTGCCAAGGGTGGAGTCACCCGACAAGCCTTGTATGAGCTGTACACACGGGAACGCGAATTTCCTTTTGACTCGGAACGGAAGCGGATGTCGGTGCTTGTGCGCCATCAGGGAGGGCATATCGTCTTTGCCAAAGGTGCACCGGATGTGCTGCTCGGCCAGTGCTCTTACATTTTATGGGAAGGGAATGTCGTTCCCTTGACGGGCACGCTGCGGCAAAAGGTACTGGCAGCCAACGAAGGGATGGCCTCAGAGGCGCTGCGTGTACTTGGGGTCGCATATCGCGATGTTCGCTCCCATGAGCATGTCTCCACGCTTGAGGATGCCGAAGCGCAGCTGATCTTTATCGGCTTGACCGGTATGATTGATCCGCCGCGCCGCGAGGCTCGCGAGGCTATCGTCAGATGCCGCCGTGCTGGTATTCGTACCGTGATGATTACGGGGGATCACGGCACAACCGCGGAGGCCATTGCTCAGCAGCTCGGCATTTTCCAGCGCGGCTCCCATGTGCTGACAGGACAGCAATTGTCTGCGATGGATGATACGGCGCTGGACAAAGCCGTTGACACCGTCTCCGTATATGCGCGTGTGTCGCCGGAGCACAAGCTGCGAATCGTCAAGTCGCTGCAAAGACGCGGACATGTCGTAGCGATGACCGGTGATGGCGTAAATGACGCACCGGCGATCAAGGCGTCGGATATCGGCATTGCCATGGGCATTACGGGAACCGATGTGACCAAAGAAGCAGCTGCGCTTGTACTGAGCGACGATAATTTCTCGACGATTGTGGCGGCGATTGAGGAAGGACGGAATATTTACGAAAATATCCGTAAATTTATCCGTTATCTGCTCGCCTCCAACGTTGGTGAAATTTTGACGATGTTTTTCGCGATGATGGCAGGGCTGCCGCTGCCGTTGCTTCCGATCCAGATTTTATGGGTCAATCTGGTAACGGATGGCCTTCCAGCGATGGCTTTGGGTGTGGATCAGCCGGAAAAGGATCTCATGGAGCATAAGCCGCGCGGCGCAAAGGAAAATATTTTTGCCCGTCGACTGGGCTGGAAAATCATTAGTCGCGGACTATTGATCGGCTTATGTACGCTTGCTGCCTTCTGGCTGACATTACGCATTGCGCCCGATAACGCAGGACAACTGATCAAAGCGCAGTCGGTTGCCTTTGCCACACTGGTACTGGCGCAGTTAATTCATGTATTTGATTGCCGCAGTTCGCGTTCTATTTTCCACCGCAATCCGTTTCAAAACAGCTATCTCGTACTTGCTGTGCTGTCATCCATCGTGTTGATGCTGGTGGTTATGTACGTACCCGTACTGCAGCCTATTTTCAAAACGGTGCCGCTCGGCTTGCGTGAGTGGGCGCTGTCCATCGTCGCAGCCGGGATTCCGACCTTCCTGATGGGGGCGGGAAGCGTATGGGGCGGCAGACGCAACCGTCACCGTGGTGGAAATACCCGTTTTTCGACGGGGCGTACGAAGTTTTCAGCCTAG
- the rpoZ gene encoding DNA-directed RNA polymerase subunit omega, giving the protein MLYPSIDEMMKKVDSKYSLVVAASRRARQLREGEKTSLKSPKSHKQVGVALEEIYADHLLLESGEE; this is encoded by the coding sequence GTGCTGTATCCTTCCATTGATGAAATGATGAAAAAGGTTGATAGTAAATATTCGCTGGTTGTAGCGGCTTCACGCCGGGCTAGACAGTTGCGTGAGGGTGAGAAGACGTCTCTGAAGAGCCCTAAATCACACAAACAGGTTGGAGTAGCGTTGGAAGAGATCTACGCAGATCATCTTCTGCTTGAAAGCGGCGAAGAATAA
- the coaBC gene encoding bifunctional phosphopantothenoylcysteine decarboxylase/phosphopantothenate--cysteine ligase CoaBC: MLKGKVIILGITGGIAAYKAATLCSKLTQKGADVHVIMTASAKEFITELTLQSLSRNPVYSDTFDEREPSVVSHIHLADAADLVLVAPATANIIGKMAHGLADDMLSTTLLATTAPIMVAPAMNVHMYTHPAVMQNMETLVSRGVMMIEPGEGLLACGYVGKGRLEEPETIVQTIERFFEQQGQDGKGQSKSEPRWFGGEATESQAPESLVNEDDNENEMLLSGRKVIVTAGGTIERIDPVRYITNDSSGKMGFAIAKVAQEMGAEVHLIAANTSAEPPSGISLERVQSAEDMYAAVLRQWEACDMVVMAAAVADYRPREVAQTKIKKKDNDITLELVKNVDILESLGHSKKHQFLVGFAAETENMETYAIDKLERKNCDLIAANDVTVEGTGFGADDNAVQIYDRGGMVERIPVQSKEEVARKLLTIAAGRMGGVLH; encoded by the coding sequence ATGTTGAAGGGGAAAGTCATTATTCTTGGTATTACCGGCGGAATTGCCGCTTATAAAGCGGCTACGCTGTGCAGTAAGTTGACGCAAAAGGGAGCCGACGTTCATGTGATTATGACAGCTTCCGCCAAGGAATTTATTACCGAACTTACGTTGCAGTCGCTCTCTCGTAATCCGGTATATAGTGATACGTTTGATGAAAGAGAACCGTCCGTCGTATCCCATATCCATCTGGCAGATGCGGCCGATTTGGTGCTGGTTGCTCCTGCAACCGCGAATATCATCGGGAAAATGGCGCATGGACTTGCTGATGATATGCTGTCTACTACGCTGCTGGCTACGACAGCCCCCATTATGGTGGCACCTGCGATGAACGTGCATATGTACACCCATCCGGCAGTCATGCAAAATATGGAGACGCTCGTATCACGCGGCGTGATGATGATTGAGCCCGGTGAAGGATTGCTGGCTTGTGGTTATGTTGGCAAAGGGCGCTTGGAAGAGCCGGAAACGATCGTGCAAACCATAGAACGCTTTTTTGAACAGCAAGGTCAGGATGGTAAAGGCCAAAGCAAGTCTGAGCCACGTTGGTTTGGTGGAGAAGCTACGGAAAGTCAAGCGCCCGAGTCACTTGTGAACGAGGATGACAATGAGAATGAAATGTTGCTTTCAGGCAGAAAAGTCATTGTGACTGCTGGCGGCACAATCGAGAGAATTGATCCGGTGCGTTACATCACGAACGATTCCTCCGGCAAGATGGGCTTTGCCATTGCAAAAGTAGCTCAGGAGATGGGTGCAGAGGTGCATTTGATCGCTGCAAATACCAGCGCGGAGCCGCCTTCAGGGATTTCGCTTGAAAGAGTTCAGTCCGCTGAAGACATGTATGCTGCTGTGTTAAGACAATGGGAAGCGTGTGATATGGTCGTGATGGCTGCTGCGGTAGCAGATTATCGGCCACGTGAGGTGGCACAGACCAAGATCAAGAAAAAAGATAATGACATTACACTGGAATTAGTGAAGAACGTCGATATTCTTGAATCACTTGGACATAGCAAAAAACATCAATTCTTAGTTGGCTTTGCGGCAGAAACCGAAAATATGGAGACGTATGCGATAGATAAGCTGGAACGTAAAAATTGTGATTTGATTGCGGCAAATGATGTAACTGTGGAAGGCACCGGCTTTGGCGCCGATGATAATGCGGTACAAATTTATGACCGTGGCGGAATGGTAGAGCGCATTCCTGTACAGTCAAAGGAAGAAGTCGCACGTAAATTGCTAACGATAGCTGCGGGACGCATGGGTGGGGTGTTGCATTAA
- the dapF gene encoding diaminopimelate epimerase, protein MEFTKMHGLGNDFIVWFGHQELPSDASELAVRLCDRHFGVGADGLVYILPSEKADFRMRIINSDGSEAEQCGNAIRCAAKYVYDRKHISRERITIETLGAGVQQVELTVEDELVRLVKVDMGEPILEGSKIPTTLDLDRVIHEPIEAGGSGFRFTAVSMGNPHCVIYVENAPGFELEAWGPKLESHPLFPNKTNVEFATVRSRNHIEMRVWERGAGPTLACGTGACATLVASVLNGYSDRRAMVSLKGGDLDIEWNEDDNHVYMTGPAEIVYDGRL, encoded by the coding sequence ATGGAATTCACAAAAATGCACGGCTTGGGTAATGATTTTATCGTTTGGTTTGGGCATCAGGAATTGCCGTCGGACGCTTCAGAATTGGCTGTTCGGCTATGTGACCGACATTTTGGTGTTGGCGCTGACGGTCTGGTATATATATTGCCTTCAGAAAAAGCCGATTTCCGCATGCGTATCATTAATTCAGACGGATCAGAGGCAGAGCAATGCGGCAATGCTATCCGCTGCGCAGCCAAATATGTATATGACCGCAAGCATATCAGTCGTGAGCGGATTACGATTGAGACGCTGGGTGCAGGTGTGCAGCAGGTCGAATTGACTGTAGAGGACGAACTTGTACGTTTGGTCAAGGTAGACATGGGAGAGCCGATTTTGGAGGGTTCGAAAATTCCGACAACGCTGGATCTGGATCGTGTAATTCATGAGCCCATCGAAGCTGGAGGAAGCGGGTTTCGTTTTACGGCTGTATCCATGGGCAATCCCCATTGTGTCATTTATGTTGAAAATGCACCTGGCTTTGAACTGGAAGCCTGGGGGCCGAAGCTGGAAAGCCATCCGCTATTCCCTAACAAAACAAATGTCGAGTTCGCTACGGTGCGAAGTCGGAATCACATAGAGATGAGAGTATGGGAACGGGGAGCCGGGCCTACGCTAGCTTGCGGAACCGGGGCCTGTGCCACGCTTGTGGCTTCCGTACTTAACGGCTATAGTGACCGACGCGCCATGGTTAGTCTAAAGGGCGGGGATCTGGATATTGAATGGAACGAGGACGACAATCACGTGTATATGACGGGCCCAGCTGAAATTGTGTATGATGGTCGATTATAA
- a CDS encoding YicC/YloC family endoribonuclease: MSLSMTGYGQAIFHYEGYKVRLELKSVNHRYCEVMMRIPREWTRFEDGLRRTVQQQIKRGRVDVFIHRERDEEQIPVARLNDTVVQAYLHAAEQLADRYGVKGTLGISDILALPDVLGEPGEACNEDEEGWEEQLQRALHEALQGLLEMRRREGGHLAQDVESRISHLESLHHEMTVLAPHVVSDYRNRLKNRLKELQDGSFTLDEHKFGMEIALFADRSNIDEELTRLQSHFGQCKGLLLSDEPAGRKLDFLIQEMNREVNTIGSKANHLTLVNLVVEMKAELEKIREQAANIE, encoded by the coding sequence ATGTCATTGAGTATGACCGGATACGGTCAAGCCATCTTTCATTATGAAGGCTATAAAGTGCGCTTGGAATTGAAATCGGTGAATCACCGCTATTGCGAAGTGATGATGAGGATTCCACGTGAATGGACGCGTTTTGAGGATGGTTTGAGAAGAACGGTTCAGCAGCAGATCAAACGCGGTCGTGTCGACGTCTTCATCCATAGGGAACGTGATGAAGAACAAATACCCGTCGCACGGTTGAATGACACTGTGGTGCAGGCATACCTGCATGCAGCGGAGCAGCTGGCGGATCGTTATGGCGTGAAAGGAACATTAGGTATAAGCGACATTCTTGCTTTGCCTGACGTTTTGGGTGAGCCTGGAGAGGCTTGCAATGAAGACGAAGAGGGCTGGGAAGAGCAGCTACAGCGAGCCTTACATGAAGCTTTGCAGGGCTTGCTGGAGATGAGAAGGCGAGAAGGCGGGCATTTGGCGCAAGATGTGGAATCACGTATTTCGCATCTGGAATCCCTGCATCATGAAATGACGGTGCTGGCTCCTCATGTTGTGAGCGACTACCGTAACAGGCTAAAAAACAGACTTAAAGAACTTCAGGACGGTTCATTTACGCTTGATGAGCATAAGTTCGGAATGGAGATTGCTTTATTCGCGGATCGCAGCAATATTGATGAGGAGCTTACCCGGCTTCAAAGTCACTTTGGGCAATGCAAGGGGTTGCTGTTGTCGGACGAGCCGGCTGGTCGCAAGCTAGATTTTTTAATCCAGGAAATGAACAGGGAAGTTAACACGATCGGCTCCAAGGCTAATCATCTCACATTGGTTAATTTGGTCGTCGAGATGAAGGCAGAGCTTGAAAAAATTCGTGAGCAGGCTGCGAATATTGAGTAG
- the remA gene encoding extracellular matrix/biofilm regulator RemA encodes MAIKLINIGFGNIVSANRIISIVSPESAPIKRIIQEARDRHMLIDATYGRRTRAVIITDSDHVILSAVQPETVAHRLSTKDDDNDE; translated from the coding sequence ATGGCAATCAAATTGATCAATATTGGCTTCGGCAATATCGTGTCGGCCAACCGAATTATCTCCATCGTCAGTCCGGAGTCTGCTCCGATCAAGCGGATTATACAGGAAGCAAGGGACCGTCATATGTTAATTGATGCTACCTATGGCCGCCGGACACGGGCTGTTATTATTACGGACAGTGATCATGTAATTCTGTCTGCGGTGCAGCCGGAGACGGTCGCTCATCGCCTATCCACCAAAGATGATGATAATGACGAATAA
- the gmk gene encoding guanylate kinase — protein MAKGLLFVISGPSGVGKGTVGNALREKLPEITYSVSATTRAPRAGEQDGVNYFFKTREEFLGMIERDEMLEYAEYVGNFYGTPRDFVDQTLAQGKDIFLEIEVQGALKVKEKFPEGIFIFLLPPSLDELKDRIRGRGTETQATIDHRMSVAVDEMNLLRHYDYAVVNDEIDFACKRIESIIIAEHCKVHP, from the coding sequence ATGGCTAAGGGATTATTATTTGTAATATCCGGACCTTCGGGTGTTGGTAAAGGAACGGTAGGCAATGCGTTGCGTGAGAAGCTGCCGGAAATAACCTACTCGGTTTCTGCTACGACTCGAGCACCTCGTGCGGGCGAACAGGATGGAGTAAACTATTTTTTTAAAACACGTGAAGAGTTCTTAGGTATGATTGAACGGGATGAGATGCTGGAGTATGCTGAGTATGTGGGCAATTTTTACGGTACTCCACGTGATTTTGTAGATCAGACGCTTGCGCAGGGCAAAGATATATTTCTGGAAATTGAGGTTCAGGGAGCGCTAAAGGTCAAAGAAAAGTTTCCTGAAGGCATTTTCATTTTCCTGCTCCCGCCTTCGCTGGATGAATTAAAGGACAGAATTCGGGGACGGGGAACAGAAACTCAAGCCACCATTGACCACCGCATGTCGGTAGCTGTGGATGAAATGAACCTATTGCGTCACTATGATTATGCGGTTGTGAATGATGAGATTGATTTCGCTTGTAAACGAATAGAATCCATTATTATCGCCGAACATTGTAAGGTTCATCCATAA
- a CDS encoding bifunctional homocysteine S-methyltransferase/methylenetetrahydrofolate reductase: MKPDLRTVLNRELIVGDGAMGTYLYQLGFPVNTSYEELNMTSPDVIADVHSQYLNAGARLLETNTFSANDYKLARFGLESRVEEINRAGVRIARAAAGPEHYVVGAVGSICGGKRLNISKLELARNYDQQIDALLSEGVDGILCETFYSLDEMRIALHGVRKYSDIPVICQFAVDQVGRTQDGFLVAEAFSVLRDEGADILGFNCHSGPQGIMSVMEQLKGPLSVPLSVYPNAGLADYVDGHYVYGATPEYFGECAASFVDLGTRLIGGCCGTTPDHIAAISKALSGLQPPPLAPREVLLKESIHVAEQESTVDQGERGNGRYAGKPNIVEMVKERHTVIVELDPPRDLDITRFMQGAHALKKAGADALTLADNSLAVTRMSNMALGHLVSIETGLRPLIHIACRDRNLIGTQSHMMGFDALGIDHVLAVTGDPARFGDLPGASSVYDMTSFEIIRMIKQLNDGVAFSGKPLKQKANFVVGAAFNPNVKHLGKAVQRLEKKIASGADYIMTQPVYDRELIAAIAEETRHLEVPIFIGIMPLASGRNAEYLHNEVPGIQLSDEVRARMSGLEGPEGRAMGVSIAKELLDTAMEHFNGIYLMTPFMFYEMTAELTSYVWQKSGRVQAPLFRL, from the coding sequence ATGAAACCGGATTTGCGTACAGTGCTGAATCGTGAACTTATTGTCGGAGACGGCGCAATGGGGACCTATTTGTACCAGCTGGGATTTCCAGTAAATACTTCTTACGAAGAGTTGAATATGACTTCACCTGACGTTATAGCAGATGTGCATAGTCAATATTTAAATGCAGGAGCACGATTGCTGGAGACCAATACATTCTCTGCAAATGATTATAAGCTGGCCCGGTTTGGGCTGGAATCCAGGGTGGAAGAGATCAATCGTGCTGGAGTAAGAATTGCCAGAGCAGCGGCCGGACCTGAGCATTATGTAGTGGGTGCGGTAGGCTCCATATGCGGGGGGAAACGGCTTAACATATCCAAGCTGGAGCTGGCCCGAAACTATGACCAGCAGATTGATGCCCTCCTCTCCGAAGGAGTAGACGGCATTTTGTGCGAAACGTTTTATTCACTGGATGAAATGCGTATTGCGCTTCACGGTGTACGTAAATACAGTGACATTCCAGTCATCTGTCAGTTTGCGGTCGATCAGGTTGGTCGCACACAGGATGGTTTTTTAGTAGCAGAAGCTTTTTCGGTATTGCGTGATGAGGGAGCGGACATTCTTGGATTTAACTGTCATTCCGGTCCACAGGGGATTATGAGTGTCATGGAACAGCTGAAAGGCCCCTTGTCGGTACCGCTGTCCGTATATCCTAATGCAGGTCTCGCAGATTATGTGGACGGTCACTATGTATATGGTGCAACACCTGAATATTTTGGAGAATGTGCCGCGTCCTTTGTGGATCTGGGAACGAGGCTGATCGGTGGCTGCTGCGGAACTACGCCAGACCATATTGCGGCGATTTCCAAAGCTTTGAGCGGCTTGCAGCCGCCTCCGCTGGCTCCAAGAGAAGTATTGCTGAAAGAGTCAATTCACGTGGCTGAGCAGGAGTCGACTGTAGATCAAGGGGAACGTGGAAATGGCAGATATGCCGGCAAGCCCAACATTGTGGAAATGGTCAAGGAGCGGCATACGGTCATTGTGGAGCTTGATCCTCCACGCGATCTGGATATAACACGGTTTATGCAAGGTGCACATGCGTTGAAGAAAGCCGGGGCCGACGCGCTTACGCTGGCCGACAATTCACTTGCCGTTACTCGGATGAGCAACATGGCGCTTGGACATTTGGTCAGCATTGAAACAGGTTTGCGCCCATTAATCCATATTGCTTGCCGTGACCGCAATTTGATTGGTACCCAGTCTCACATGATGGGTTTTGACGCGCTGGGCATTGACCATGTACTGGCGGTTACTGGAGATCCGGCAAGGTTCGGTGATTTGCCAGGTGCCAGCTCTGTGTATGATATGACTTCTTTTGAAATTATACGTATGATCAAGCAATTGAATGATGGTGTTGCATTTTCCGGTAAGCCACTAAAGCAGAAAGCTAATTTTGTGGTAGGTGCCGCATTTAATCCGAATGTCAAGCATTTGGGTAAAGCTGTGCAGCGGCTGGAAAAGAAAATTGCCTCCGGCGCTGATTATATTATGACCCAGCCCGTCTACGATCGTGAGCTCATCGCAGCCATCGCGGAAGAGACACGGCATTTGGAAGTCCCGATTTTTATCGGTATTATGCCGCTGGCTAGCGGGCGAAATGCAGAATACTTGCACAATGAAGTACCCGGCATTCAATTGTCGGATGAGGTGCGTGCTCGTATGTCTGGTCTGGAGGGGCCGGAAGGACGAGCGATGGGTGTATCCATTGCCAAAGAGCTGCTTGATACGGCGATGGAGCATTTTAATGGAATCTATTTGATGACTCCATTCATGTTCTATGAAATGACGGCTGAGCTGACTTCTTATGTATGGCAAAAATCCGGCCGCGTGCAGGCCCCCTTGTTTCGACTATAA